In Columba livia isolate bColLiv1 breed racing homer chromosome Z, bColLiv1.pat.W.v2, whole genome shotgun sequence, one DNA window encodes the following:
- the ZBTB7C gene encoding zinc finger and BTB domain-containing protein 7C isoform X2, which translates to MDGDHRRALNENMANGIEDLIGIPFPNHSSEVLCGLNEQRHDGLLCDVILIVQDQEYRTHRSVLAACSKYFKKLFTTGTLTDQPYVYEIDFVKPEALSAILEFAYTSTLTITTSNVKHILSAAKMLEIQCIINVCLEIMEPDREVEEEEDKEDEDDDEDEDDEEEEEEEEEEVEDFVNQENLTDVQEVSCHQSPSKSDLTEEAYTEAPKDFPNHYPANNSSGQLGVIRDFSIESLLRENLYPKSNNPERRPALSPFTPSFFPHLWNGDFSSFSQLEEPQVDNGPLDLVIKKRKIKEEEEKEELPPPPFPNDFFKDMFTNTPAAPLGHIKAETDYSAYLNFLSATQFGGVFPPWPLEEERRIKPKASQQCPICNKVIMGAGKLPRHMRTHTGEKPYMCNICEVRFTRQDKLKIHMRKHTGERPYLCIHCNAKFVHNYDLKNHMRIHTGVRPYQCEFCYKSFTRSDHLHRHIKRQSCRIARPRRGRKPAAWRAAGLLFAPGGPPVEKSFVMPPTLEEVSGHLGGAAMCLPGPSPKHFLSGAKTPFSLQELESQFEETQMKLLRRAQLDMERNAGIFAFALGHNENLTAQPFFPLPDPWSTGFSGLAGLGHMAPISEASN; encoded by the exons GGCACTAAATGAGAATATGGCAAATGGCATTGAAGATCTTATCGGGATCCCATTCCCGAACCATAGCAGTGAAGTCTTATGTGGTTTAAATGAGCAGCGGCATGACGGGCTCCTCTGCGATGTCATCCTCATCGTACAGGACCAGGAGTACCGAACCCATCGGTCCGTCCTTGCTGCCTGCAGCAAGTACTTCAAAAAACTCTTCACTACCGGCACTTTAACTGACCAGCCCTATGTTTACGAGATTGACTTTGTCAAGCCTGAAGCACTTTCTGCCATCCTGGAGTTTGCCTACACCTCAACCCTCACCATCACCACCTCAAATGTCAAGCACATCCTCAGTGCTGCCAAGATGCTGGAGATCCAGTGCATTATCAACGTATGCCTTGAAATCATGGAGCCGGACAGGGAGgtagaagaggaagaagacaaagaggatgaagatgatgatgaagatgaagatgatgaggaggaggaagaggaagaggaggaagaagtagaaGATTTTGTCAATCAGGAGAACCTAACCGATGTCCAAGAAGTAAGCTGTCACCAAAGCCCTTCGAAGTCTGATCTTACCGAAGAAGCATATACAGAAGCACCTAAAGACTTTCCAAATCACTACCCAGCCAATAACTCCTCTGGACAGTTGGGTGTGATACGAGACTTCTCCATTGAGTCCTTGCTAAGGGAAAACTTGTACCCTAAGTCAAACAACCCGGAAAGGAGACCTGCTCTCTCTCCTTTCACTCCTAGCTTCTTCCCTCATCTGTGGAATGGCGATTTCAGCTCCTTCTCCCAACTCGAGGAGCCACAAGTAGACAATGGCCCCTTGGATCTGGTCATCAAAAAGAGGAAGAtcaaggaagaggaggagaaggaagaactgCCTCCGCCTCCTTTCCCTAATGACTTCTTCAAGGACATGTTTACCAacaccccagcagctcccttAGGGCATATTAAGGCAGAGACTGACTATAGCGCTTATCTCAATTTCCTAAGCGCTACCCAGTTTGGAGGAGTTTTTCCCCCATGGCCCttggaggaagagaggagaatAAAGCCCAAGGCATCCCAGCAATGTCCCATTTGTAACAAAGTCATCATGGGGGCCGGCAAGTTGCCCAGACACATGAGGACCCACACAGGAGAGAAGCCGTATATGTGCAATATCTGTGAAGTCCGCTTTACCAG GCAGGACAAGCTGAAGATCCACATGCGGAAGCACACGGGCGAGCGGCCGTACCTCTGCATCCACTGCAACGCCAAGTTCGTGCACAACTACGACCTGAAGAACCACATGCGCATCCACACGGGCGTCCGGCCCTACCAGTGCGAGTTCTGCTACAAGAGCTTCACCCGTTCCGACCACCTCCACCGCCACATCAAACGCCAGAGCTGCCGCATCGCGCGGCCCCGGCGAGGACGCAAACCAGCAGCCTGGAGGGCGGCTGGCTTGCTCTTCGCTCCCGGTGGCCCGCCGGTGGAGAAGAGCTTCGTGATGCCGCCAACGTTGGAGGAGGTGAGCGGCCACCTCGGCGGCGCGGCCATGTGCCttcccggccccagccccaaGCACTTTTTGAGCGGGGCCAAGACCCCCTTCAGCCTACAGGAGCTGGAGAGCCAGTTTGAAGAAACCCAGATGAAGCTCTTGAGGCGAGCCCAGCTGGACATGGAGAGGAACGCGGGCATCTTCGCCTTCGCCCTGGGCCATAATGAGAACCTCACCGCCCAacccttcttccctctccccgACCCTTGGAGCACGGGCTTCAGCGGCTTGGCGGGGCTCGGCCACATGGCTCCTATCTCAGAGGCGAGCAACTAA
- the ZBTB7C gene encoding zinc finger and BTB domain-containing protein 7C isoform X1: protein MWQPPSPRALNENMANGIEDLIGIPFPNHSSEVLCGLNEQRHDGLLCDVILIVQDQEYRTHRSVLAACSKYFKKLFTTGTLTDQPYVYEIDFVKPEALSAILEFAYTSTLTITTSNVKHILSAAKMLEIQCIINVCLEIMEPDREVEEEEDKEDEDDDEDEDDEEEEEEEEEEVEDFVNQENLTDVQEVSCHQSPSKSDLTEEAYTEAPKDFPNHYPANNSSGQLGVIRDFSIESLLRENLYPKSNNPERRPALSPFTPSFFPHLWNGDFSSFSQLEEPQVDNGPLDLVIKKRKIKEEEEKEELPPPPFPNDFFKDMFTNTPAAPLGHIKAETDYSAYLNFLSATQFGGVFPPWPLEEERRIKPKASQQCPICNKVIMGAGKLPRHMRTHTGEKPYMCNICEVRFTRQDKLKIHMRKHTGERPYLCIHCNAKFVHNYDLKNHMRIHTGVRPYQCEFCYKSFTRSDHLHRHIKRQSCRIARPRRGRKPAAWRAAGLLFAPGGPPVEKSFVMPPTLEEVSGHLGGAAMCLPGPSPKHFLSGAKTPFSLQELESQFEETQMKLLRRAQLDMERNAGIFAFALGHNENLTAQPFFPLPDPWSTGFSGLAGLGHMAPISEASN, encoded by the exons GGCACTAAATGAGAATATGGCAAATGGCATTGAAGATCTTATCGGGATCCCATTCCCGAACCATAGCAGTGAAGTCTTATGTGGTTTAAATGAGCAGCGGCATGACGGGCTCCTCTGCGATGTCATCCTCATCGTACAGGACCAGGAGTACCGAACCCATCGGTCCGTCCTTGCTGCCTGCAGCAAGTACTTCAAAAAACTCTTCACTACCGGCACTTTAACTGACCAGCCCTATGTTTACGAGATTGACTTTGTCAAGCCTGAAGCACTTTCTGCCATCCTGGAGTTTGCCTACACCTCAACCCTCACCATCACCACCTCAAATGTCAAGCACATCCTCAGTGCTGCCAAGATGCTGGAGATCCAGTGCATTATCAACGTATGCCTTGAAATCATGGAGCCGGACAGGGAGgtagaagaggaagaagacaaagaggatgaagatgatgatgaagatgaagatgatgaggaggaggaagaggaagaggaggaagaagtagaaGATTTTGTCAATCAGGAGAACCTAACCGATGTCCAAGAAGTAAGCTGTCACCAAAGCCCTTCGAAGTCTGATCTTACCGAAGAAGCATATACAGAAGCACCTAAAGACTTTCCAAATCACTACCCAGCCAATAACTCCTCTGGACAGTTGGGTGTGATACGAGACTTCTCCATTGAGTCCTTGCTAAGGGAAAACTTGTACCCTAAGTCAAACAACCCGGAAAGGAGACCTGCTCTCTCTCCTTTCACTCCTAGCTTCTTCCCTCATCTGTGGAATGGCGATTTCAGCTCCTTCTCCCAACTCGAGGAGCCACAAGTAGACAATGGCCCCTTGGATCTGGTCATCAAAAAGAGGAAGAtcaaggaagaggaggagaaggaagaactgCCTCCGCCTCCTTTCCCTAATGACTTCTTCAAGGACATGTTTACCAacaccccagcagctcccttAGGGCATATTAAGGCAGAGACTGACTATAGCGCTTATCTCAATTTCCTAAGCGCTACCCAGTTTGGAGGAGTTTTTCCCCCATGGCCCttggaggaagagaggagaatAAAGCCCAAGGCATCCCAGCAATGTCCCATTTGTAACAAAGTCATCATGGGGGCCGGCAAGTTGCCCAGACACATGAGGACCCACACAGGAGAGAAGCCGTATATGTGCAATATCTGTGAAGTCCGCTTTACCAG GCAGGACAAGCTGAAGATCCACATGCGGAAGCACACGGGCGAGCGGCCGTACCTCTGCATCCACTGCAACGCCAAGTTCGTGCACAACTACGACCTGAAGAACCACATGCGCATCCACACGGGCGTCCGGCCCTACCAGTGCGAGTTCTGCTACAAGAGCTTCACCCGTTCCGACCACCTCCACCGCCACATCAAACGCCAGAGCTGCCGCATCGCGCGGCCCCGGCGAGGACGCAAACCAGCAGCCTGGAGGGCGGCTGGCTTGCTCTTCGCTCCCGGTGGCCCGCCGGTGGAGAAGAGCTTCGTGATGCCGCCAACGTTGGAGGAGGTGAGCGGCCACCTCGGCGGCGCGGCCATGTGCCttcccggccccagccccaaGCACTTTTTGAGCGGGGCCAAGACCCCCTTCAGCCTACAGGAGCTGGAGAGCCAGTTTGAAGAAACCCAGATGAAGCTCTTGAGGCGAGCCCAGCTGGACATGGAGAGGAACGCGGGCATCTTCGCCTTCGCCCTGGGCCATAATGAGAACCTCACCGCCCAacccttcttccctctccccgACCCTTGGAGCACGGGCTTCAGCGGCTTGGCGGGGCTCGGCCACATGGCTCCTATCTCAGAGGCGAGCAACTAA
- the ZBTB7C gene encoding zinc finger and BTB domain-containing protein 7C isoform X3: protein MANGIEDLIGIPFPNHSSEVLCGLNEQRHDGLLCDVILIVQDQEYRTHRSVLAACSKYFKKLFTTGTLTDQPYVYEIDFVKPEALSAILEFAYTSTLTITTSNVKHILSAAKMLEIQCIINVCLEIMEPDREVEEEEDKEDEDDDEDEDDEEEEEEEEEEVEDFVNQENLTDVQEVSCHQSPSKSDLTEEAYTEAPKDFPNHYPANNSSGQLGVIRDFSIESLLRENLYPKSNNPERRPALSPFTPSFFPHLWNGDFSSFSQLEEPQVDNGPLDLVIKKRKIKEEEEKEELPPPPFPNDFFKDMFTNTPAAPLGHIKAETDYSAYLNFLSATQFGGVFPPWPLEEERRIKPKASQQCPICNKVIMGAGKLPRHMRTHTGEKPYMCNICEVRFTRQDKLKIHMRKHTGERPYLCIHCNAKFVHNYDLKNHMRIHTGVRPYQCEFCYKSFTRSDHLHRHIKRQSCRIARPRRGRKPAAWRAAGLLFAPGGPPVEKSFVMPPTLEEVSGHLGGAAMCLPGPSPKHFLSGAKTPFSLQELESQFEETQMKLLRRAQLDMERNAGIFAFALGHNENLTAQPFFPLPDPWSTGFSGLAGLGHMAPISEASN from the exons ATGGCAAATGGCATTGAAGATCTTATCGGGATCCCATTCCCGAACCATAGCAGTGAAGTCTTATGTGGTTTAAATGAGCAGCGGCATGACGGGCTCCTCTGCGATGTCATCCTCATCGTACAGGACCAGGAGTACCGAACCCATCGGTCCGTCCTTGCTGCCTGCAGCAAGTACTTCAAAAAACTCTTCACTACCGGCACTTTAACTGACCAGCCCTATGTTTACGAGATTGACTTTGTCAAGCCTGAAGCACTTTCTGCCATCCTGGAGTTTGCCTACACCTCAACCCTCACCATCACCACCTCAAATGTCAAGCACATCCTCAGTGCTGCCAAGATGCTGGAGATCCAGTGCATTATCAACGTATGCCTTGAAATCATGGAGCCGGACAGGGAGgtagaagaggaagaagacaaagaggatgaagatgatgatgaagatgaagatgatgaggaggaggaagaggaagaggaggaagaagtagaaGATTTTGTCAATCAGGAGAACCTAACCGATGTCCAAGAAGTAAGCTGTCACCAAAGCCCTTCGAAGTCTGATCTTACCGAAGAAGCATATACAGAAGCACCTAAAGACTTTCCAAATCACTACCCAGCCAATAACTCCTCTGGACAGTTGGGTGTGATACGAGACTTCTCCATTGAGTCCTTGCTAAGGGAAAACTTGTACCCTAAGTCAAACAACCCGGAAAGGAGACCTGCTCTCTCTCCTTTCACTCCTAGCTTCTTCCCTCATCTGTGGAATGGCGATTTCAGCTCCTTCTCCCAACTCGAGGAGCCACAAGTAGACAATGGCCCCTTGGATCTGGTCATCAAAAAGAGGAAGAtcaaggaagaggaggagaaggaagaactgCCTCCGCCTCCTTTCCCTAATGACTTCTTCAAGGACATGTTTACCAacaccccagcagctcccttAGGGCATATTAAGGCAGAGACTGACTATAGCGCTTATCTCAATTTCCTAAGCGCTACCCAGTTTGGAGGAGTTTTTCCCCCATGGCCCttggaggaagagaggagaatAAAGCCCAAGGCATCCCAGCAATGTCCCATTTGTAACAAAGTCATCATGGGGGCCGGCAAGTTGCCCAGACACATGAGGACCCACACAGGAGAGAAGCCGTATATGTGCAATATCTGTGAAGTCCGCTTTACCAG GCAGGACAAGCTGAAGATCCACATGCGGAAGCACACGGGCGAGCGGCCGTACCTCTGCATCCACTGCAACGCCAAGTTCGTGCACAACTACGACCTGAAGAACCACATGCGCATCCACACGGGCGTCCGGCCCTACCAGTGCGAGTTCTGCTACAAGAGCTTCACCCGTTCCGACCACCTCCACCGCCACATCAAACGCCAGAGCTGCCGCATCGCGCGGCCCCGGCGAGGACGCAAACCAGCAGCCTGGAGGGCGGCTGGCTTGCTCTTCGCTCCCGGTGGCCCGCCGGTGGAGAAGAGCTTCGTGATGCCGCCAACGTTGGAGGAGGTGAGCGGCCACCTCGGCGGCGCGGCCATGTGCCttcccggccccagccccaaGCACTTTTTGAGCGGGGCCAAGACCCCCTTCAGCCTACAGGAGCTGGAGAGCCAGTTTGAAGAAACCCAGATGAAGCTCTTGAGGCGAGCCCAGCTGGACATGGAGAGGAACGCGGGCATCTTCGCCTTCGCCCTGGGCCATAATGAGAACCTCACCGCCCAacccttcttccctctccccgACCCTTGGAGCACGGGCTTCAGCGGCTTGGCGGGGCTCGGCCACATGGCTCCTATCTCAGAGGCGAGCAACTAA